Below is a window of Lacibacter sp. H407 DNA.
ATAAAATACCGGCAGAGTTTGACACATCGCTATTTCATAAACGAGGTGTATTAGCGGCAGCAAGAGACGGCAACCCGGAGAAAGCAAGCAGCGGCAGTCATTTTTACATTGTACAAGGAAAGAAATTTACAGATAGCACGTTGAACGATGTCCGGGAAAAACGTATGGGCGGACGGGTAATCCCCGATCACCAACGTGAAGTGTATAAAACCATTGGTGGCGCTCCACATCTCGACCAGAACTATACAGTTTTTGGTGAAGTGATCAAAGGAATGGCCGTTGTGGATACGATTGCACAAACGGAACGGGATCAGTACGACCGACCGAAAGAAGATGTGCGAATTATGAAGATCAGGTTGAAGAAGAAATTTTTATTTTTCTGATTCCCAGAAAACAGTCAATTTAGCAGCGCTCTAAACAAAAAACAAATCATGAATTTTCCAGAGAATCTCCGCTACACAAAAGACCATGAATGGATCAGCTTAGAAGGCAATGTTGCCACAATTGGTATTACCGATTTTGCACAACGGGAGTTGGGTGATATTGTATACGTAGACATTAATACCGTTGGCAAATCACTGAATGCAGAAGAAATATTTGGCACAGTAGAAGCAGTGAAAACAGTAAGTGATTTGTTTTTACCTGTAGCAGGCACCATTGCAGAAGTAAACAGTGGATTGAACGACAAACCGGAAACTGTTAACAACGATCCATACGGTGAAGGCTGGATGGTGAAAGTAACGGTGAACGATCCTGCTGATGTCGCAAAATTGATGGATGCAGCAGCGTATAGTGCTCTAGTGGCTTAATGAAAAAAAAGATCCAACAATATCTTCTTACAAAATGGCCGGCCATTATTTGGTCGGTCATTATTTTTTTATTGCTGGCTATGCCACCGATAAACCTCGGCGAAAAGCAGGTGATTGGTTTTTCCGGTCTTGATAAATTCATTCACTTTTTTCTTTTTGGACTGATGGTTTTTTTGTGGGGTTTCTATCAACAGCAGTTCATTTCTTCCGGCAAACTCTTCTTCAAAAAACTTTTGATCATTGTAGTTATTGCAACATTGTATGGAATTGCAATGGAGTATGTGCAGGGTTGGGTTGGTCGTGATTTTGATGTATGGGATATGGTGGCCGATGCAGCAGGTGCTTTTGTTGCAGGTTTTTGGTTGTTGATACAAAAAAGAAGGCCCTGGTAGAAACCGGGGCCGAAACCAAAACTAACTGCTTATGAGAAAAATTTAAATTCAGATTTGTTATACAAAGTTCGGTCAATCTATCCCTCGAAACTGTCACCTCCTTGTTAATATTTCCTGAAACGTTTTGTTTTTAAAACGGGTCCCGGTAGAAACCGGGACCGTTAACCAAAACTAACTGCTTATGAGAAAATTGACTGCTTTTAAATGAACTTCACTACTATGACGCAAAAGCGATTCCAAAGTTTGCTCTGTGTTTGTTAAAAAATTCTAAAAGAGCTTTTGTCGCAAAGTAATCTATCCTACTATTTCGAAAACCATGCCAAGCTGATAACTTCTGTACGAAACAGCATTCGCTATGGTTCCATGCAGCTTTCGCAAAAAAATCGGGGTATTTTCAAAATGTCATCGCCAAGTTGTTCTGCAACAGATGATTAGCGGCCAAACAGCCCTTTTACCATATCCATCATTCCGCCACCACCACTTTGTTGTTGCTCGGCTGCACCGCCTTTTACCATATTGATAATGTCGTTAAGGTCAGTATCCCCATCACCATCCCGATCTAAACCACCCTGTGTAACTCTACCCAATAAACCTTGCAGATCCAGCCCCCCGGTTTTGCCGCCGGTAAGTGAACTGAAAATACTTTGCAGATCAATGCTGTTATCTGACGGATCGTTTGTTTTCGAAATGAGTTTTTGCAGCACGCCCGGCAACAGACTATTTACTACATTGCCAGCCTGTCCCTGATTAAGATTAAATTTATTCATGAGAGATTCAACCGCATTGCCCGAAAGCTGATTTGCCAGAGGATTGCTTTGCAAATCACCCCCTTGCCCACCGAGTAAACGCAACACATCATTGAATTGTCCACCAGCTAATGCCTGTTGTAAACCACCTGCAATATTGTTCGTTACATCCGCCACCGCTTCTTCATTCCGCTCATTGGGAATATCAGGGTTTTGAATAATAGCAGCGCCTGCCTGTTCTTTTACCATGTTGAGCAATTGGTCTAGCATAATTATAAGTTTATTTGTTAAGGACATTTAAGATAGATGAAATAAAATTTACATGCAAGGGATACAAGTAAATTCTTTTGATGTTTGATACAAAAGATTCTTCAGGAAGCAGATCTATAGAACAAATTGATAAACAAAAGCCCGGAATTTTATCCGGGCTTTTACTAATAAATTTTTATAACAATCCAGGTTTATCGAATCTTGTTTGCAATTATTTTCGCATCATCTTGAACAGAGTTGCAACCGGTTGATGTTCCAATCCACCACTTACCTGTTGGCTGATAATATGATACTCCCATGATCGGTGCTTCA
It encodes the following:
- a CDS encoding peptidylprolyl isomerase; translated protein: MRKIVLLLVFGCLFFHADARNRKVKIVTNKGKIVVRLSDKTPLHRDNFIKLVKQKFYDSILFHRVIKEFMIQAGDPTTKRSEQGKRYGSGGLTYKIPAEFDTSLFHKRGVLAAARDGNPEKASSGSHFYIVQGKKFTDSTLNDVREKRMGGRVIPDHQREVYKTIGGAPHLDQNYTVFGEVIKGMAVVDTIAQTERDQYDRPKEDVRIMKIRLKKKFLFF
- the gcvH gene encoding glycine cleavage system protein GcvH → MNFPENLRYTKDHEWISLEGNVATIGITDFAQRELGDIVYVDINTVGKSLNAEEIFGTVEAVKTVSDLFLPVAGTIAEVNSGLNDKPETVNNDPYGEGWMVKVTVNDPADVAKLMDAAAYSALVA
- a CDS encoding VanZ family protein yields the protein MKKKIQQYLLTKWPAIIWSVIIFLLLAMPPINLGEKQVIGFSGLDKFIHFFLFGLMVFLWGFYQQQFISSGKLFFKKLLIIVVIATLYGIAMEYVQGWVGRDFDVWDMVADAAGAFVAGFWLLIQKRRPW